A genome region from Dickeya chrysanthemi NCPPB 402 includes the following:
- a CDS encoding DUF1435 domain-containing protein: protein MLTAMIAACGLWGISWYFGKRLSSAWGILLPATLMPLLALPELNLTHLKYICALAMLLTLSMLFHRRMRHYLLLPSCIALAGGLAALSLTLRGWQHWP from the coding sequence ATGCTGACTGCCATGATCGCCGCCTGCGGGCTATGGGGAATAAGCTGGTATTTTGGCAAACGCTTATCCAGTGCCTGGGGCATACTGCTACCGGCAACGCTGATGCCGCTGCTGGCCCTGCCGGAACTGAATCTCACCCATCTGAAATACATCTGTGCACTGGCGATGCTGCTCACATTAAGCATGCTGTTTCACCGCCGTATGCGCCACTATCTGCTGCTGCCGTCCTGCATTGCGCTGGCAGGCGGCCTGGCGGCGCTGTCGCTCACGCTCAGAGGGTGGCAACACTGGCCCTGA
- a CDS encoding LysR family transcriptional regulator, which yields MDQVQAMRVFVRIVETESFSRAAEKLGLPRATVSQTLKRLELRLGVRLLQRTTRQVQVTDEGLLYYQRCVQLLAEIDETDALFSHQRQQPSGRVRIDMPHSLARQVVIPSLPAFYRRYPQISLVLSANDSAINVMREGVDCVLRAWQVEDDSLVARSLPSLSQVTCASAAYCAEFGVPDSLEALTSHRMVGYFSLRTSQRYPLEFMQQGNVITRTLPSLVEINGTDAYIAACQAGMGIIQAPRYGLASLLASGELVEILPQLPPPDMPLYVMYPSGRFLAPRIRVVIEWLSQYFHQAPFV from the coding sequence ATGGATCAGGTTCAGGCCATGCGGGTCTTCGTGCGCATCGTGGAGACGGAAAGTTTCAGCCGGGCGGCGGAAAAGCTGGGGCTGCCGCGCGCCACCGTCAGCCAGACGCTGAAACGGCTGGAATTGCGGTTGGGCGTGCGTCTGTTGCAACGCACCACCCGCCAGGTGCAGGTAACGGACGAAGGCTTGTTGTATTACCAGCGCTGTGTGCAGTTGTTGGCGGAGATCGATGAGACCGATGCGCTGTTTTCCCATCAGCGCCAGCAGCCCAGCGGCCGTGTGCGTATCGACATGCCGCACTCGCTGGCGCGGCAGGTGGTGATCCCGTCGTTGCCCGCGTTTTACCGCCGCTATCCGCAGATTTCGCTGGTGCTGAGCGCCAACGATTCAGCGATTAACGTGATGCGTGAAGGCGTGGACTGCGTACTGCGCGCCTGGCAGGTTGAGGATGATTCGCTGGTGGCGCGTTCGCTGCCGTCACTGTCGCAGGTTACCTGTGCTTCAGCCGCCTACTGCGCGGAATTTGGCGTACCTGACTCGCTGGAAGCGCTGACGTCCCACCGGATGGTCGGCTATTTTTCGCTCCGCACATCGCAACGCTACCCGTTGGAGTTTATGCAACAAGGGAACGTCATTACCCGCACGTTGCCCAGTCTGGTGGAAATCAACGGCACCGATGCTTATATCGCGGCTTGTCAGGCCGGCATGGGGATTATTCAGGCGCCGCGTTACGGCCTGGCGTCGTTGCTGGCGAGCGGAGAACTGGTGGAAATCCTGCCGCAGTTGCCGCCGCCCGACATGCCGCTGTATGTGATGTATCCGTCCGGGCGCTTTCTGGCGCCGCGTATTCGGGTGGTTATCGAGTGGCTGTCGCAGTACTTTCATCAGGCGCCGTTTGTCTGA
- a CDS encoding LysR family transcriptional regulator, protein MELRYLRYFVAVASTRHFTRAAEILGISQPPLSQQIQKLEREIGTPLFKRLTRGVEMTEAGEALYQDASHILELADSAVERVRSIARGESGVINVGFSCAVTFHPAVLTLLRRYRQQYPNVRLQPREEHIHEILESLRNRTTDIAFVRLPGDIGDEFEGELLADEPMRLVLPEHHPFGDQTRINLGQLQHEPLIIFPRELCPSLHDLIVRACYLSGYQPKINPLAPHLTATISMVASGFGVTFVPASMTSIQTGNVTYHDTNTPHLTTQIAVIWRKHDRSATLLNMLQLVRHYLHHA, encoded by the coding sequence ATGGAGTTACGTTACCTGCGCTATTTTGTCGCAGTGGCCTCAACCCGCCACTTCACCCGTGCAGCAGAAATACTGGGCATCTCGCAACCGCCGCTAAGCCAGCAAATTCAAAAGCTTGAGCGGGAAATCGGCACGCCGCTGTTCAAGCGGCTGACCCGTGGCGTAGAGATGACGGAAGCCGGCGAAGCGCTGTATCAGGACGCCAGCCATATTCTGGAACTGGCCGATTCGGCCGTAGAAAGGGTGCGCAGCATCGCCCGCGGTGAAAGCGGCGTGATCAACGTCGGCTTTTCCTGCGCGGTCACCTTCCACCCGGCGGTGCTGACGCTGCTGCGCCGCTATCGGCAGCAGTATCCCAATGTCCGGCTACAGCCGCGTGAAGAACATATTCATGAAATTCTGGAGAGCCTGCGCAACCGCACCACTGATATCGCGTTTGTACGGCTGCCTGGCGACATTGGCGATGAGTTTGAAGGCGAATTACTGGCGGACGAGCCGATGCGGCTGGTGCTACCGGAACATCACCCCTTCGGCGATCAAACACGAATCAATCTTGGGCAGTTGCAGCATGAACCCTTGATCATTTTCCCGCGGGAACTGTGCCCCAGCCTGCACGACCTGATTGTCCGCGCCTGCTACCTGTCGGGTTACCAACCGAAAATCAATCCGTTGGCGCCGCACCTCACCGCCACCATCAGTATGGTGGCGTCGGGTTTTGGCGTGACCTTTGTTCCTGCATCGATGACCAGCATCCAGACCGGTAATGTGACGTATCACGATACCAACACGCCGCACCTCACCACGCAGATTGCCGTCATCTGGCGTAAGCATGACCGCTCCGCCACGCTGCTCAATATGTTGCAGCTGGTACGCCACTATCTGCACCACGCCTGA